Proteins encoded together in one Carya illinoinensis cultivar Pawnee chromosome 3, C.illinoinensisPawnee_v1, whole genome shotgun sequence window:
- the LOC122304182 gene encoding citrate synthase, glyoxysomal: protein MSTGRESSVAVARGRLAVLTAHLFSSTDLNDVAPALGPHCLSAQTSVPPPGNLRGSLTIIDERTGKKYQVPVSEEGTVKATDLKKITTGKNDKGLKLYDPGYLNTAPVRSLICYIDGDEGILRYRGYPIEELAESSTFLEVAYLLMYGNLPSGSQLADWEFAVSQHSAVPQGILDIIQAMPHDAHPMGVLVSAMSALSVFHPDANPALRGQDLYRSKQVRDKQIARVLGKAPTIAAAAYLRMAGRPPVLPSSNLSYSENFLYMLDSLGNRSYKPNPRLARVLDILFILHAEHEMNCSTAAARHLSSSGVDVYTALAGAVGALYGPLHGGANEAVLKMLGEIGTVENIPEFIEGVKNRKRKMSGFGHRVYKNYDPRAKVIKKLAEEVFSIVGRDPLIEVAVALEKAALSDEYFIKRKLYPNVDFYSGLIYRAMGFPTEFFTVLFAIPRMAGYLAHWRESLDDPDTKIMRPQQVYTGVWLRHYMPLNERMALTETDKLGQVSVSNASRRRLAGSGL from the exons ATGTCGACCGGGAGAGAGTCATCCGTGGCGGTGGCGCGGGGCCGCTTAGCCGTACTTACTGCGCACCTTTTCTCGTCAACTGACCTCAACGATGTCGCGCCAGCTCTTGGGCCCCACTGCCTCTCCGCTCAGACCTCGGTCCCTCCACCCGGCAACCTCCGAGGCTCGCTCACCATCATCGACGAGAGGACTGGGAAGAAGTACCAGGTCCCCGTATCTGAGGAAGGAACCGTCAAAGCAACTGATCTCAAGAAG ATTACAACTGGAAAGAATGACAAGGGGCTCAAACTTTATGATCCGGGCTATCTGAACACAGCTCCTGTCCGGTCGTTGATTTGTTATATTGATGGTGATGAGGGTATCCTTAGGTATAGAGGCTACCCAATTGAGGAGTTGGCAGAAAGTAGCACGTTTTTGGAAGTGGCGTATCTCTTAA TGTATGGGAATTTGCCTTCTGGAAGTCAGCTAGCAGACTGGGAGTTTGCTGTTTCTCAGCATTCAGCTGTACCGCAGGGAATTCTG GACATTATACAGGCAATGCCTCATGATGCACATCCAATGGGTGTACTTGTCAGTGCAATGAGTGCTCTTTCAGTCTTCCATCCTGATGCCAATCCTGCTCTTAGA GGCCAGGATCTTTATCGGTCGAAACAAGTGAGAGACAAACAAATAGCACGCGTTCTTGGGAAG gcACCAACCATCGCAGCAGCAGCTTATTTGAGGATGGCAGGAAGGCCTCCAGTTCTCCCATCTAGCAACCTTTCTTATTCAGAGAATTTCTTATACATGCTAGATTCATT AGGCAATAGGTCGTATAAACCCAACCCTCGACTAGCTAGAGTTTTAGATATTCTCTTCATACTGCATGCAGAACATGAAATGAATTGCTCCACGGCTGCTGCTCGACATCTATCATCAAG TGGAGTTGATGTATACACTGCTCTTGCTGGGGCTGTTGGTGCACTGTATGGTCCTCTTCACGGTGGAGCTAATGAG GCTGTGCTTAAGATGCTGGGTGAGATTGGAACTGTTGAAAACATTCCGGAGTTCATTGAGGGTGTGAAGAACAG GAAGCGTAAGATGTCAGGTTTTGGACATCGTGTATACAAAAACTATGATCCAAGAGCAAAGGTGATAAAGAAACTGGCAGAGGAAGTATTCTCCATTGTTGGCCGGGATCCTCTAATTGAg GTTGCTGTTGCTTTGGAGAAGGCTGCACTATCTgatgaatattttattaagagGAAACTATATCCAAATGTTGATTTCTACTCTGGTTTAATATATAG GGCAATGGGATTTCCGACAGAGTTCTTCACTGTTTTATTTGCAATCCCACGAATGGCTGGGTATTTGGCACACTGGAGAGAGTCCCTGGATGATCCTGATACAAAGATAATGAGACCTCAACAG GTTTATACTGGGGTATGGCTGCGGCATTATATGCCACTCAACGAACGGATGGCATTGACAGAGACAGACAAGCTTGGTCAGGTTTCTGTTTCAAATGCCTCGAGACGGCGGTTGGCCGGATCTGGGCTTTAG